A single window of Salminus brasiliensis chromosome 18, fSalBra1.hap2, whole genome shotgun sequence DNA harbors:
- the LOC140539470 gene encoding N-acetyllactosaminide beta-1,3-N-acetylglucosaminyltransferase 2, producing MARCRCSGRALCLCVLPFVMMSHLLVYVMVSIFVAMSYAPEPQLPLHFVAPGASSNSGALAPHPLTTFWNLRLMDGALWNRLQHLQDRQHNPILRGNSTEISAPSTDPNYMNEADGPPPCRPDPLWASQLPDFNTMPEQMQDFVLSMHCRRYTLLMDQPDLCARRDADAEAPVLLMAIKSQVGSFENRQAIRETWGRSGLIKEEVGGKWWQVRTVFLLGRQDTTTGPYPDLGALLQLESSHYKDVLQWDFRDTFFNLTLKDVLFWDWLSMHCPHVHFIFKGDDDVFVRTGALLDYLNEHQGVINDTKGGEHFLVGDVITNAWPSRQANTKYYIPESFYKGMYPTYAGGGGVVYSGALATRLRVVSQWVSLFPIDDVYLGMCLNRLGISPTHHPGFLTFDLPEAERGKPCAYRRVLLVHKRSPKEMLTLWRDLKASLSEC from the coding sequence ATGGCACGATGCAGGTGCAGCGGAAGGGCCCTGTGCCTGTGTGTCCTCCCATTTGTGATGATGAGTCATCTCTTGGTGTACGTCATGGTGTCCATATTCGTCGCCATGTCCTATGCTCCAGAACCTCAGCTACCTCTTCATTTCGTAGCCCCTGGTGCTTCGTCCAACTCTGGAGCTTTAGCACCCCATCCACTCACCACCTTCTGGAACCTGCGCTTGATGGATGGCGCTCTGTGGAACCGCCTTCAGCATCTTCAGGACAGACAACACAATCCCATATTGAGAGGTAACAGCACAGAGATTAGCGCTCCAAGCACTGACCCTAATTACATGAATGAGGCCGATGGACCTCCCCCGTGTAGACCTGACCCCCTCTGGGCATCTCAGCTGCCTGACTTCAACACTATGCCTGAACAGATGCAGGACTTTGTCTTGTCCATGCACTGCAGGCGCTACACACTCCTGATGGACCAGCCTGACCTGTGCGCCAGGCGAGACGCTGACGCAGAGGCTCCAGTGCTACTAATGGCAATCAAGTCCCAGGTGGGGAGCTTTGAGAACAGGCAGGCCATTAGGGAGACATGGGGGAGGAGCGGCCTGATAAAGGAGGAGGTAGGGGGAAAATGGTGGCAGGTACGTACTGTCTTCTTGCTTGGACGACAAGACACAACAACAGGCCCATACCCAGACCTGGGGGCACTCCTACAGCTGGAGAGCAGCCATTACAAAGACGTCCTGCAGTGGGACTTCAGAGACACCTTCTTCAACCTCACCCTAAAGGACGTGCTCTTCTGGGACTGGCTGTCCATGCATTGCCCGCACGTCCACTTCATCTTCAAAGGGGATGACGATGTTTTTGTCAGGACAGGCGCTCTCCTGGACTACCTGAATGAACACCAAGGGGTCATCAATGACACCAAAGGAGGAGAGCATTTCCTTGTGGGGGATGTGATTACCAATGCTTGGCCCAGTCGCCAAGCCAACACGAAATACTACATACCCGAGAGTTTCTACAAAGGAATGTACCCAACGTACGCGGGCGGAGGAGGCGTGGTTTACTCTGGTGCTCTGGCCACGCGGTTGCGAGTGGTCTCTCAGTGGGTCAGTCTGTTCCCCATCGATGATGTGTACTTGGGCATGTGCCTCAACAGACTGGGGATATCCCCTACTCATCACCCAGGGTTTTTGACGTTTGACCTACCAGAGGCCGAGAGGGGGAAGCCGTGTGCCTACCGCAGAGTTCTTCTGGTGCATAAGCGCAGCCCCAAAGAGATGCTGACACTTTGGAGGGATTTAAAGGCTTCACTGTCTGAGTGTTAA